Proteins from a genomic interval of Oncorhynchus mykiss isolate Arlee chromosome 21, USDA_OmykA_1.1, whole genome shotgun sequence:
- the LOC110500124 gene encoding inter-alpha-trypsin inhibitor heavy chain H5 isoform X2, which translates to MDMDVNMLFLTLLMCYNPYVFGQFEDINIEEDLSPDLTDFDLDISPRRVPRQVKSMLIKETKPHIQELSVKTIIISRYAFTAVSCTMLNRHSAAAEGVFQFLIPKNAYVSNFTMIIGGRVYPSEVRPKEKKVKQGKGGEAKPKNKEAGEQSEPEVFRMGASIPGRNRAMFMLTYEELLQRRLGRYEHVTSLRPLQLVSRLSVDVTIVDHSTITHLEVLPLRNGKSNTAVASGASAAKTPAKPALPVSTVIKQNKTFCRITFSPNIVQQAKITTSGMLGEFVVHYDVERELGIGDIQVLNGHFVHYFAPKDLPVVPKNVVFVIDTSASMLGTKIRQTKDALFTILRDLRPGDRFNFVSFSNRIKVWQPNRLVPVTPLNVRDAKKFIYMLQPTGGTDINGGIQTGSSLLSGYLNADPDANHNSVSLIIFLTDGRPTVGELQSPSILSNARAAVKEQFCVFTIGMGNDVDYRLLERMALENCGMMRRIHEDSDASTMLKGFYDEIGTPLLSDIRVNYTEDSVQYVTQHLFTNYFNGSEIVIAGKLTNQSADSLHVQVTASNSDKSIVLETDVALRQREVETERHVKEAAAGVGSGVTGAGTTGSVADDFVERVWGFLSVKEGLRSRLKSQTSREREGHTQQVTNLSLTYHFLTPLTSLVVEKPQVLADGTMAEDTPTPTPVPTETNKKAVSANELSDEMEGEEDTAQSLHLKKDQPGGQSSTVTKTTGKVLKRPAQKSITISKTSADGDPHFVVEFPLSKLTVCFNINGEPGHILRMVSDHKHSGVTVNGKLIGAPAPAGSHKQHRTYFSTITIVVNRPKRSYIEVTPKKVILDGRDRLVLPCDTTVSVESGGLAVTIVGKSTVTVTIGGTICFVILVHQYKNPAPYQRNHLGFYISNSKGLSHDCHGLLGQFLYEEVGLAELPGNVMATGDNSTSARSPILKVKGRSVPVVQKTRRIYSGRQSVDCWFARNNAAKLIDGQYEDYVVSHLFDTGDWPHGSNGA; encoded by the exons ATGGATATGGACGTCAACATGCTGTTTTTGACTTTACTGATGTGTTACAATCCGTATGTTTTTGGACAGTTTGAGGATATTAACATTGAGGAGGATCTTTCTCCTGACTTGACCGACTTTGATTTGGATATT TCTCCCCGTAGAGTGCCTCGCCAGGTGAAATCCATGCTTATTAAG GAGACCAAACCGCATATCCAGGAGCTGTCGGTGAAGACCATCATTATCTCCCGATACGCCTTCACGGCGGTGTCGTGCACCATGCTCAACCGGCACTCCGCCGCCGCCGAGGGCGTCTTCCAGTTCCTGATTCCCAAGAACGCCTATGTCTCGAACTTTACCAT GATCATTGGGGGGCGTGTCTACCCCAGTGAGGTCAGGCCCAAGGAGAAGAAGGTCAAACAGGGGAAGGGCGGTGAGGCCAAACCCAAGAACAAGGAGGCAGGTGAACAGAG CGAACCAGAGGTGTTCAGGATGGGGGCCAGTATCCCAGGTCGTAACCGGGCCATGTTCATGCTGACCTATGAGGAGCTGCTCCAGCGGAGGCTGGGGAGGTATGAGCATGTGACCAGCCTGAGACCCCTGCAGCTGGTCAGCCGTCTCAGTGTGGACGTCACCATTGTGGATCACTCCACCATCACCCACCTGGAGGTGCTGCCACTGCGCAACGGCAAGAGCAACACGGCAGTAGCCAGTGGTGCCAGTGCAGCGAAGACACCTG CCAAGCCTGCTCTTCCTGTTTCCACGGTGATCAAACAAAATAAGACGTTCTGTAGGATCACCTTCAGCCCCAACATCGTTCAGCAGGCTAAGATCACCACCAGCGGCATGCTGGGAGAGTTTGTGGTGCACTATGACgtggagagagagctggggatagGAGACATACAG gTTCTGAACGGCCATTTTGTGCACTACTTCGCCCCCAAGGATCTGCCGGTGGTGCCCAAGAACGTGGTGTTCGTGATCGACACCAGCGCCTCTATGCTGGGCACCAAGATCAGACAG actaAGGATGCCCTGTTCACTATCCTGAGGGACCTGCGTCCAGGCGACCGGTTTAACTTTGTCAGCTTCTCCAACCGTATCAAGGTGTGGCAGCCCAACCGCCTGGTCCCCGTCACGCCTCTCAACGTCCGAGACGCCAAGAAGTTCATCTATATGCTCCAACCCACTGgag GCACTGACATCAACGGTGGCATACAGACGGGCTCCTCATTGCTAAGCGGCTATCTGAACGCCGACCCAGACGCCAACCACAACAGTGTGTCTCTCATCATCTTCCTGACAGACGGGCGGCCCACGGTGGGCGAGCTGCAGTCTCCCAGCATCCTCAGCAACGCGCGGGCGGCAGTGAAGGAGCAGTTCTGCGTGTTCACCATCGGGATGGGGAACGATGTGGACTACAGGCTTCTGGAACGCATGGCCCTGGAGAACTGTGGGATGATGAGGAGGATACATGAGGATTCAGACGCcagcaccatgctcaaagg gTTTTATGATGAGATAGGCACTCCACTGCTCTCTGACATCAGGGTGAATTACACAGAGGACTCGGTCCAGTACGTCACCCAGCACCTCTTCACCAACTATTTCAACGGCTCAGAGATCGTCATCGCCGGCAAATTGACCAATCAAAGTGCAGACTCCCTGCACGTCCAGGTCACCGCCAGCAACAGCGACAAGAGCATCGTCCTGGAGACAGACGTGGCGTTACGGCAAAGGGAGGTGGAGACGGAGAGGCATGTGAAGGAGGCGGCGGCCGGGGTGGGGTCAGGGGTTACAGGGGCGGGCACGACAGGGTCAGTGGCGGATGATTTCGTGGAGCGTGTATGGGGTTTCCTGAGTGTGAAGGAGGGGCTGAGGTCCAGGCTGAAGAGCCAGaccagtagggagagagagggacataccCAGCAGGTGACTAACCTCTCCCTGACATACCACTTCCTCACGCCCCTCACCTCCCTGGTGGTGGAAAAACCTCAGGTGCTGGCCGACGGAACCATGGCCGAGGATACACCCACCCCCACCCCTGTACCCACAGAGACAAATAAGAAGGCTGTTTCAGCCAATGAGCTGTCGGATGAGATGGAAGGGGAGGAAGACACAGCCCAGAGCCTGCACTTGAAGAAAGACCAGCCGGGTGGACAGAGTTCCACAGTTACCAAGACAACGG GTAAAGTTTTGAAGAGGCCAGCCCAAAAATCCATAACCATCTCCAAAACATCAG CGGACGGCGATCCCCACTTTGTGGTTGAGTTCCCCCTCAgtaaactgactgtgtgtttcAACATCAACGGAGAGCCAGGACACATTCTCAGAATGGTATCTGACCACAAGCACTCTG GTGTGACAGTAAACGGTAAGCTGATAGGCGCCCCGGCACCAGCGGGCAGCCACAAACAGCACAGGACATACTTCAGCACCATTACCATCGTGGTGAACCGACCCAAACGTTCCTACATCGAGGTCACCCCCAAGAAGGTCATTCTGGATGGACGTGACCGCCTGGTCCTGCCCTGCGACACCACAGTCTCCGTGGAGAGTGGCGGGCTTGCGGTGACGATAGTGGGAAAGTCCACCGTGACCGTAACCATAGGAGGAACCATTTGTTTCGTCATACTGGTGCATCAGTACAAGAACCCTGCTCCCTATCAGAGAAACCACCTGGGATTTTACATCTCCAACAGCAAAGGGCTGTCACATGACTGTCATGGACTACTGG GTCAGTTTCTGTATGAGGAAGTGGGACTCGCAGAGCTTCCTGGCAATGTCATGGCAACAGGAGACAACAGCACGTCTGCACGGTCACCCATCCTGAAGGTCAAAGGGCGTTCAGTGCCGGTGGTCCAGAAGACCCGGCGTATCTACAGCGGACGTCAGAGCGTGGACTGCTGGTTCGCCAGGAACAACGCAGCCAAGCTGATCGACGGACAGTATGAAGATTATGTGGTGTCACACCTATTCGACACAGGCGATTGGCCCCACGGAAGTAACGGAGCCTGA
- the LOC110500124 gene encoding inter-alpha-trypsin inhibitor heavy chain H5 isoform X1 produces MDMDVNMLFLTLLMCYNPYVFGQFEDINIEEDLSPDLTDFDLDISPRRVPRQVKSMLIKETKPHIQELSVKTIIISRYAFTAVSCTMLNRHSAAAEGVFQFLIPKNAYVSNFTMIIGGRVYPSEVRPKEKKVKQGKGGEAKPKNKEAGEQSSEPEVFRMGASIPGRNRAMFMLTYEELLQRRLGRYEHVTSLRPLQLVSRLSVDVTIVDHSTITHLEVLPLRNGKSNTAVASGASAAKTPAKPALPVSTVIKQNKTFCRITFSPNIVQQAKITTSGMLGEFVVHYDVERELGIGDIQVLNGHFVHYFAPKDLPVVPKNVVFVIDTSASMLGTKIRQTKDALFTILRDLRPGDRFNFVSFSNRIKVWQPNRLVPVTPLNVRDAKKFIYMLQPTGGTDINGGIQTGSSLLSGYLNADPDANHNSVSLIIFLTDGRPTVGELQSPSILSNARAAVKEQFCVFTIGMGNDVDYRLLERMALENCGMMRRIHEDSDASTMLKGFYDEIGTPLLSDIRVNYTEDSVQYVTQHLFTNYFNGSEIVIAGKLTNQSADSLHVQVTASNSDKSIVLETDVALRQREVETERHVKEAAAGVGSGVTGAGTTGSVADDFVERVWGFLSVKEGLRSRLKSQTSREREGHTQQVTNLSLTYHFLTPLTSLVVEKPQVLADGTMAEDTPTPTPVPTETNKKAVSANELSDEMEGEEDTAQSLHLKKDQPGGQSSTVTKTTGKVLKRPAQKSITISKTSADGDPHFVVEFPLSKLTVCFNINGEPGHILRMVSDHKHSGVTVNGKLIGAPAPAGSHKQHRTYFSTITIVVNRPKRSYIEVTPKKVILDGRDRLVLPCDTTVSVESGGLAVTIVGKSTVTVTIGGTICFVILVHQYKNPAPYQRNHLGFYISNSKGLSHDCHGLLGQFLYEEVGLAELPGNVMATGDNSTSARSPILKVKGRSVPVVQKTRRIYSGRQSVDCWFARNNAAKLIDGQYEDYVVSHLFDTGDWPHGSNGA; encoded by the exons ATGGATATGGACGTCAACATGCTGTTTTTGACTTTACTGATGTGTTACAATCCGTATGTTTTTGGACAGTTTGAGGATATTAACATTGAGGAGGATCTTTCTCCTGACTTGACCGACTTTGATTTGGATATT TCTCCCCGTAGAGTGCCTCGCCAGGTGAAATCCATGCTTATTAAG GAGACCAAACCGCATATCCAGGAGCTGTCGGTGAAGACCATCATTATCTCCCGATACGCCTTCACGGCGGTGTCGTGCACCATGCTCAACCGGCACTCCGCCGCCGCCGAGGGCGTCTTCCAGTTCCTGATTCCCAAGAACGCCTATGTCTCGAACTTTACCAT GATCATTGGGGGGCGTGTCTACCCCAGTGAGGTCAGGCCCAAGGAGAAGAAGGTCAAACAGGGGAAGGGCGGTGAGGCCAAACCCAAGAACAAGGAGGCAGGTGAACAGAG TAGCGAACCAGAGGTGTTCAGGATGGGGGCCAGTATCCCAGGTCGTAACCGGGCCATGTTCATGCTGACCTATGAGGAGCTGCTCCAGCGGAGGCTGGGGAGGTATGAGCATGTGACCAGCCTGAGACCCCTGCAGCTGGTCAGCCGTCTCAGTGTGGACGTCACCATTGTGGATCACTCCACCATCACCCACCTGGAGGTGCTGCCACTGCGCAACGGCAAGAGCAACACGGCAGTAGCCAGTGGTGCCAGTGCAGCGAAGACACCTG CCAAGCCTGCTCTTCCTGTTTCCACGGTGATCAAACAAAATAAGACGTTCTGTAGGATCACCTTCAGCCCCAACATCGTTCAGCAGGCTAAGATCACCACCAGCGGCATGCTGGGAGAGTTTGTGGTGCACTATGACgtggagagagagctggggatagGAGACATACAG gTTCTGAACGGCCATTTTGTGCACTACTTCGCCCCCAAGGATCTGCCGGTGGTGCCCAAGAACGTGGTGTTCGTGATCGACACCAGCGCCTCTATGCTGGGCACCAAGATCAGACAG actaAGGATGCCCTGTTCACTATCCTGAGGGACCTGCGTCCAGGCGACCGGTTTAACTTTGTCAGCTTCTCCAACCGTATCAAGGTGTGGCAGCCCAACCGCCTGGTCCCCGTCACGCCTCTCAACGTCCGAGACGCCAAGAAGTTCATCTATATGCTCCAACCCACTGgag GCACTGACATCAACGGTGGCATACAGACGGGCTCCTCATTGCTAAGCGGCTATCTGAACGCCGACCCAGACGCCAACCACAACAGTGTGTCTCTCATCATCTTCCTGACAGACGGGCGGCCCACGGTGGGCGAGCTGCAGTCTCCCAGCATCCTCAGCAACGCGCGGGCGGCAGTGAAGGAGCAGTTCTGCGTGTTCACCATCGGGATGGGGAACGATGTGGACTACAGGCTTCTGGAACGCATGGCCCTGGAGAACTGTGGGATGATGAGGAGGATACATGAGGATTCAGACGCcagcaccatgctcaaagg gTTTTATGATGAGATAGGCACTCCACTGCTCTCTGACATCAGGGTGAATTACACAGAGGACTCGGTCCAGTACGTCACCCAGCACCTCTTCACCAACTATTTCAACGGCTCAGAGATCGTCATCGCCGGCAAATTGACCAATCAAAGTGCAGACTCCCTGCACGTCCAGGTCACCGCCAGCAACAGCGACAAGAGCATCGTCCTGGAGACAGACGTGGCGTTACGGCAAAGGGAGGTGGAGACGGAGAGGCATGTGAAGGAGGCGGCGGCCGGGGTGGGGTCAGGGGTTACAGGGGCGGGCACGACAGGGTCAGTGGCGGATGATTTCGTGGAGCGTGTATGGGGTTTCCTGAGTGTGAAGGAGGGGCTGAGGTCCAGGCTGAAGAGCCAGaccagtagggagagagagggacataccCAGCAGGTGACTAACCTCTCCCTGACATACCACTTCCTCACGCCCCTCACCTCCCTGGTGGTGGAAAAACCTCAGGTGCTGGCCGACGGAACCATGGCCGAGGATACACCCACCCCCACCCCTGTACCCACAGAGACAAATAAGAAGGCTGTTTCAGCCAATGAGCTGTCGGATGAGATGGAAGGGGAGGAAGACACAGCCCAGAGCCTGCACTTGAAGAAAGACCAGCCGGGTGGACAGAGTTCCACAGTTACCAAGACAACGG GTAAAGTTTTGAAGAGGCCAGCCCAAAAATCCATAACCATCTCCAAAACATCAG CGGACGGCGATCCCCACTTTGTGGTTGAGTTCCCCCTCAgtaaactgactgtgtgtttcAACATCAACGGAGAGCCAGGACACATTCTCAGAATGGTATCTGACCACAAGCACTCTG GTGTGACAGTAAACGGTAAGCTGATAGGCGCCCCGGCACCAGCGGGCAGCCACAAACAGCACAGGACATACTTCAGCACCATTACCATCGTGGTGAACCGACCCAAACGTTCCTACATCGAGGTCACCCCCAAGAAGGTCATTCTGGATGGACGTGACCGCCTGGTCCTGCCCTGCGACACCACAGTCTCCGTGGAGAGTGGCGGGCTTGCGGTGACGATAGTGGGAAAGTCCACCGTGACCGTAACCATAGGAGGAACCATTTGTTTCGTCATACTGGTGCATCAGTACAAGAACCCTGCTCCCTATCAGAGAAACCACCTGGGATTTTACATCTCCAACAGCAAAGGGCTGTCACATGACTGTCATGGACTACTGG GTCAGTTTCTGTATGAGGAAGTGGGACTCGCAGAGCTTCCTGGCAATGTCATGGCAACAGGAGACAACAGCACGTCTGCACGGTCACCCATCCTGAAGGTCAAAGGGCGTTCAGTGCCGGTGGTCCAGAAGACCCGGCGTATCTACAGCGGACGTCAGAGCGTGGACTGCTGGTTCGCCAGGAACAACGCAGCCAAGCTGATCGACGGACAGTATGAAGATTATGTGGTGTCACACCTATTCGACACAGGCGATTGGCCCCACGGAAGTAACGGAGCCTGA
- the LOC110500129 gene encoding store-operated calcium entry regulator STIMATE, producing MDIYGYNGVFLVKRLFNNAAFEISNMSDITKTNPQGCDNGALTNRFGVLIQGLLAIVAFSTLMVKRFHEPVGVRRPWRIWFYDTSKQAIGALFIHFANVFLSNLTEMDPCSLYLINFLLDATLGMLVIWAGVKVVSRIVEYKQFTLLTFGEYGDPPQAAAWLGQCGVYLLIMVLEKSVVSLVLLIPGWTNLQSVLLDYIPNPQVELVLVMLIVPFIVNSIMFWVVDSLMMRKYKTLKSLVDSCDSSTKVDSTAPWVTGDESRVLLTVETDTEEEDSSTMVRGGSRSSLPVVGIIPSWVEV from the exons ATGGACATTTACGGATACAATGGTGTTTTTCTGGTCAAAAGACTATTTAATAATGCAGCTTTTGAGATTTCGAACATGTCAGACATTACGAAGACGAATCCTCAGGGATGCGATAACGGGGCTTTGACAAACAGATTCGGAGTCTTGATTCAAGGGTTGCTGGCCATAGTTGCCTTCAGCACATTGATGG tgaAGAGGTTCCATGAGCCCGTAGGGGTCAGAAGACCATGGAGGATCTG GTTTTATGACACGTCCAAGCAGGCCATTGGCGCTCTCTTCATCCACTTCGCCAATGTGTTcctctccaacctcacagaaatGGACCCCTGTTCCCT GTATCTGATTAACTTCCTGCTCGATGCCACGCTAGGCATGCTGGTCATCTGGGCGGGGGTCAAGGTTGTCTCCAGGATCGTGGAGTACAAGCAGTTCACACTGCTCACCTTTGGAGAATACG GTGACCCTCCCCAGGCTGCAGCATGGCTCGGTCAGTGTGGTGTCTACCTTCTCATCATGGTCCTGGAGAAGAGTGTAGTCAGCTTGGTCCTGCTCATTCCTGGATGGACCAAC CTGCAGTCTGTGTTGCTGGACTACATCCCTAACCCTCAGGTGGAGCTTGTGTTGGTCATGCTCATCGTGCCCTTCATTGTCAAC TCCATCATGTTCTGGGTGGTGGACAGTCTGATGATGAGGAAGTACAAGACTCTGAAGAGCCTGGTCGACTCCTGCGACTCCTCGACCAAGGTCGACTCCACGGCACCGTGGGTTACCGGCGACGAGTCACGG GTCCTGTTGACAGTCGAAACAGACACTGAGGAGGAGGATAGTTCAACAATGGTGCGAGGAGGGTCCCGCTCTAGCCTCCCAGTAGTGGGCATAATACCTAGCTGGGTGGAGGTGTAG